The window TGCTTAGATGTTTATCGTGTTCGTAGAACTGTTGTCATTAAAAATACGATAAAGTCAAGGTGTGGAATCGATAAATTCGCGGatatttttaattgattgtgatGGCGAGAGGTTGGCGTCAAGAATGTGGTAACAGGAGTGGGAGATTGTAGTAAAAACAATGCTGGATCGCTAGGCCATTGTACGTAAGTGTGTATGCAGTTTATTTCTGGTTaactttcatttttctttcgtgTGTGTTTTAAAATACGCTTTTCGACGTGTTGCTGCTACATGCCTTTTATCCTGCGAACTGTACGAACTGGATTTTAGAAATGTCTAACCTCACATATAAAACAATATTTGTTTCTATGCGTCGCCAGCATTATTAACACCTTTGTAATTCGAAACAGACAGATTTTAACAGCTACCTAGTATTTCATATAGAATTTTCTCATTTTTGAGGCAAAGTAGATAGTAATAGACATACAAGAGATATTTGTGTCAACTATATTAGGAAATTCTAAATCTAGGGAGCTTGATAGATTGTCTTGAATTACAGGTTGTTTAGGAACAGAAATACCATAAGAACATCATAGAGATAGTTTACATATTACAGTATTTTTAACATGGATGATGAAGAAGGATCATCAAGCTCTGGACCTATGTCTTCGTTGAACagtttattttcatttactaGTCCTGCTGTGAAAAAGTTGCTTGGTTGGAAACAGGGCGACGAAGAGGAAAAATGGGCAGAGAAGGCAGTGGATTCTttagtaaaaaaattaaaaaaacgaaAAGGTGCAATAGAAGAATTAGAACATGCTTTAAGTTGTCCAGGAACACCTAGTAAATGTGTTACAATTCCAAGAAGTTTAGATGGTAGATTGCAAGTTTCACATCGTAAGGGTTTACCGCATGTAATTTATTGTCGAGTATGGAGATGGCCAGATTTGCAGTCACACCATGAATTGAAACCTTTGGAATTATGTCAGTACCCTTTCTCTGCAAAACAGAAAGAAGTTTGCATCAATCCTTATCATTATAAAAGAGTGGAAAGCCCAGTACTGCCACCAGTTCTGGTTCCTAGACATTCAGAATATGCTCCAGGACATTCATTGTTACCATTTCAACAAATAGCAGAACCAACAATGCCACACAATGTGTCCTATTCTTCTAGTGGATTCAATGCTGGATCCACTGGTGGTGTAAATCCAACTTCACCTATGTCTTCTGTTGGGTCTGTTCCAAGTCCAGGAAGTACAACATCACCAAATCCACAAAGTCCATATGGTACTAATGGATTACCAGAAACTCCACCTCCAGCATATTCCCCACCTGAAGATGGTTCACAACCTGGACAGTCACCACCACCTGATCCAGTAGCAATGGATACAAGTGGAACATCCGAAgtagctccagtgtgttaccaagaaCCGCCTTATTGGGCTTCTATCGCATATTATGAATTAAATTGTAGAGTGGGTGAAGTTTTTCATTGTCATTCTCACTCTGTTATTGTGGATGGTTTTACAAATCCGAGTAACAACTCTGATCGTTTTTGCCTTGGACAATTGTCTAATGTCAATCGAAATTCTACTATTGAAAATACAAGAAGGCATATAGGCAAAGGAGTGCATCTGTATTATGTAGGTGGTGAAGTGTATGCAGAATGTCTCTCTGATTCTGCTATATTTGTGCAATCTAGAAATTGTAATCATCATCATGGGTTTCATCCTAGTACAGTTTGTAAGATTCCACCAGGATGTTCATTGAAGATATTTAATAATCAGGAGTTTGCTCAGCTGCTTTCACAAAGTGTTAATCACGGTTTTGAAGCTGTCTATGAATTAACAAAAATGTGTACAATAaggtaaattttataataatttcaaaagTTAATATTTAAGGATGCAAATAATGATGTATTTATAATAACAATATTTGTTGCAGGATGTCCTTTGTTAAAGGATGGGGTGCTGAGTACCATAGACAAGATGTTACATC of the Colletes latitarsis isolate SP2378_abdomen chromosome 9, iyColLati1, whole genome shotgun sequence genome contains:
- the Mad gene encoding mothers against decapentaplegic homolog 1; translated protein: MDDEEGSSSSGPMSSLNSLFSFTSPAVKKLLGWKQGDEEEKWAEKAVDSLVKKLKKRKGAIEELEHALSCPGTPSKCVTIPRSLDGRLQVSHRKGLPHVIYCRVWRWPDLQSHHELKPLELCQYPFSAKQKEVCINPYHYKRVESPVLPPVLVPRHSEYAPGHSLLPFQQIAEPTMPHNVSYSSSGFNAGSTGGVNPTSPMSSVGSVPSPGSTTSPNPQSPYGTNGLPETPPPAYSPPEDGSQPGQSPPPDPVAMDTSGTSEVAPVCYQEPPYWASIAYYELNCRVGEVFHCHSHSVIVDGFTNPSNNSDRFCLGQLSNVNRNSTIENTRRHIGKGVHLYYVGGEVYAECLSDSAIFVQSRNCNHHHGFHPSTVCKIPPGCSLKIFNNQEFAQLLSQSVNHGFEAVYELTKMCTIRMSFVKGWGAEYHRQDVTSTPCWIEAHLHGPLQWLDKVLTQMGSPHNAISSVS